Within the Acidimicrobiia bacterium genome, the region ACCGCGAGGAGTTCCCTCCGATGCCCGAAGGTCTCCGCCTGCCCGAGGTGCGCGTCGATCGGTGGGGCGGGTTCGTGTTCGTGAGCCTGGATCCCGACGCGGAACCGCTGCTCGACTTCCTCGATCCGCTCCCCGCGTTGCTCGCGCCGTACCGCATGGATGACATGCGCCTGCGCTCGTATCTGACCACGGTCTTGCCGGCCAACTGGAAGGTCGTCGTCGACGCGTTCAACGAGGCGTATCACGTGCAGGGCACGCACGCCCAGATCCTTCCGTGGACCGACGACACGACCATCGAGTACGAGCAGCTCGGGAAGCACTCGCACTACGGACGACTCCCGAACGCGCGGCGCGTGCTGCGACCGAGCCCGAGGCTTGGCCTTCCCGACGACGAATGGGACGAGGGACAGATCCTCGCCGGGATGGTGGAGGGTCTCGGCGGCGCGTTCCTCGCCGACGAGCGCGCGGCCGTGAAGGAGTTGAGAGCTGCGGACCTGCCGCAGGGAGAGCTGCTGGCGCGGTATCAGGAACGCCGCATGGAGTTGCTTCGGTCACGCGGCTTCGACGTGTCGGGCTTCGACGTGGAGCAGATGACGAGCGCCGACGACGTCCACTGGTTCCCGAACGTCGTCGGCCCGGTGTATCCCGGGAGCGCGATCCTGTTCCGCGTCCGACCGAACGGGCTCGACCCCGACAGCGCGATCAAGGACACCTGGGTGCTCGAGTGGCCGCGCTCAGGCGAACCGTGGCAGATGCCTGAGCAGCGCGTGTTCGACGACTGGCACGACCGCGATTGGGGTCTGATCACGAATCAGGACTACGCCAACATGAGCGAGGTGCAGACCGGCATGAAGGCACGCGGGTTTGCCGGTCTGCGGCTCAACCCCCGCCAAGAGTCCAACGTGCTGCACATGCACCGCGTGATCGACGACTACCTCCAGCGCTGAGCCCCTCGAGCGCGCGCATGCTAGGGAGGACTCTGTGCGCATCGCCAGCTTCAACATCCGCGGCGCGCGGCTGA harbors:
- a CDS encoding aromatic ring-hydroxylating dioxygenase subunit alpha; protein product: MYVRDDGFIPKERYTSREFLDLEMERLWSRVWQVACRDEELADVGDYVEYVIGDQSILLIRSTPDTVSASYNCCLHRGTRLAEGHGHFEDGTIQCRFHAWCYSLDGHLTRVVDREEFPPMPEGLRLPEVRVDRWGGFVFVSLDPDAEPLLDFLDPLPALLAPYRMDDMRLRSYLTTVLPANWKVVVDAFNEAYHVQGTHAQILPWTDDTTIEYEQLGKHSHYGRLPNARRVLRPSPRLGLPDDEWDEGQILAGMVEGLGGAFLADERAAVKELRAADLPQGELLARYQERRMELLRSRGFDVSGFDVEQMTSADDVHWFPNVVGPVYPGSAILFRVRPNGLDPDSAIKDTWVLEWPRSGEPWQMPEQRVFDDWHDRDWGLITNQDYANMSEVQTGMKARGFAGLRLNPRQESNVLHMHRVIDDYLQR